A region of Anguilla anguilla isolate fAngAng1 chromosome 18, fAngAng1.pri, whole genome shotgun sequence DNA encodes the following proteins:
- the snrpb2 gene encoding U2 small nuclear ribonucleoprotein B'', translating into MDIRPNHTIYINNVNDKVKKEELKRSLYALFSQFGQIIDIVALKTMKMRGQAFVVFRELGSSTNALRQLQGFPFYNKPMRIQYAKTDSEVISKMRGTFGDKEKKKDKKKKALELAANPAKKAAPGTNALPNAAPAQQTPDNPPNYILFLNNLPEETNEMMLSMLFNQFPGFKEVRLVPGRHDIAFVEFETEGQAGVARDALQGFRITSTCAMKITYAKK; encoded by the exons ATGGACATACGACCCAACCACACCATTTACATCAACAATGTAAATGACAAAGTTAAAAAAGAAG AGCTGAAGCGATCGCTGTATGCGCTGTTCTCTCAGTTCGGGCAGATCATTGACATTGTAGCCTTGAAGACGATGAAGATGAGAGGACAGGCGTTTGTTGTCTTCAGAGAACTGGGCTCTTCTACAAATGCTCTTCGCCAACTGCAGGGATTTCCTTTCTATAATAAACCTATG CGCATACAGTATGCCAAAACGGACTCTGAGGTCATCTCTAAAATGCGCGGCACGTTCGGCGacaaggaaaagaagaaagacaagaagaagaaggctCTGGAGTTAGCGGCGAACCCAGCTAAGAAAGCAGCTCCG GGTACAAATGCACTGCCAAATGCTGCTCCAGCTCAACAG ACTCCTGACAATCCGCCAAACTACATCCTGTTCCTCAACAATCTTCCAGAGGAAACCAATGAGATGATGCTGTCTATGTTGTTCAATCA GTTCCCTGGTTTTAAAGAGGTGCGGCTGGTCCCGGGCAGACACGACATCGCCTTCGTGGAGTTTGAGACAGAGGGCCAGGCGGGCGTGGCCAGGGACGCGCTGCAGGGCTTCCGCATCACCTCCACCTGCGCCATGAAGATCACCTACGCCAAGAAGTAG
- the LOC118217942 gene encoding otoraplin-like, protein MVPLLHHGLLLLTLSSVCRRTSSVPMEKLASSKLCADKDCSYTISVARAISDFTAPDCRFINIKSGQMIYVYSKLVPEEGGGVFWSGSVYSDRYVDQMGLIGYFPSNLVTEMQVYQESTEKMPTTNLDFHCD, encoded by the exons ATGGTTCCTCTGCTCCACCACGGACTCCTGCTCCTCACTCTGAGCTCTGTGTGCAGACGTACCAGCTCCGTCCCCATGGAGAAACTGGCCAGCAGCAAGCTGTGTGCAGACAAGGACTGCTCTT ATACCATATCGGTGGCTAGAGCGATCAGTGACTTCACTGCTCCAGACTGCAGGTTTATCAACATCAAGAGCGGTCAGATGATCTACGTCTATTCCAAACTGGTTCCTGAGGAGGGCGGTGGAGTCTTCTGGTCTGGAAGT GTGTACAGTGACCGGTACGTGGACCAGATGGGACTCATCGGCTACTTCCCCAGCAACCTGGTGACCGAGATGCAAGTGTACCAGGAGAGCACTGAGAAGATGCCCACCACC aacttggATTTCCACTGTGATTAA